The segment GTGACGCGACGGCGCTCGCCATGGTCGTGCGCACGCTCGACGCGATGGCGATCGGCGGCATCCACGACCACGTCGGGGGCGGATTCCACCGCTACGCCACCGACGAGGCCTGGCGCGTGCCGCACTTCGAGAAGATGCTCTACGACAACGCGCTCATCGCCGTCGCGTACCTCGAGAGCTGGCAGGCGACCGGACGCGAGGACTACGCCGACGTCGCCCGCACGACCCTCGCCTATCTCGAGCGCGACATGCAGGCGCCTGGCGGCGGCTTCTTCGCGGCGAGCGATGCCGACAGCGACGGTGAGGAGGGCAAGTACTTCCTCTGGACGGCGCCCGAGGTCGCCGCGGTGGTCGGCCCCGAGCGCGCGCGCCTCGTGACGGCCTACTTCGACGTGCACGACCGGCCGACGACCCTCGCGACGCCCACCCCCCTCGGCGAGGTCGCGGGGGCGCAGCGGACACATATAGAGGAGGCGTACCGCGAGCTCGGCGAGGCGCGCCGCCTCCTGCTGGGCGCCCGCTCCCGCCGTGTCGCCCCGCACGTCGACCGCAAGGTGGTGGTCGGGTGGAACGGCCTCGCGGTCTCCGCGTTCGCGCGCGCCGGGGCCGCGCTCGGCGACCCCCACTCGACCGACGTCGCGCGGCGGACCGCCCAGACGCTGCTGGACACGCGCCGCGGCGGTCGTCTTCCGCGCTACCTCATCAATGGGGACGCTCGGGGCGATGGGTACCTCGACGACCATGCCTTTCTCGTCGCGGGGCTGCTCGACCTCTTCGAGGCGACCTCCGACCCGCATTGGCTCATCGAGGCCATCGCGCTGCAGCAAGTGCTCGACGACCGCTTCGCCGATCCGGACGGCGGCTACTTTCTCACCGCCGCCGGCGACGAGGCGCTGCTCACGCGCGAGAAGCCGGACTACGACGGGGCGGAGCCGACGGGGAACTCGGTCGCGCTGTCGAACTTGCTCCGCCTCCACGAGCTCACGACCGACGACCGCTACCGCGAGCGCGCCGCGGCGCTCCTCAAGTCCTTCGCCATGGTGCTCGCGCACCAACCGAGCGACCTGCCGCAGATGTTGGTCGGTCTCGACTTCGCGCTCGGGCCGGTGAAGGAGATCGTCCTCGTCGCCCCCGGCGACGGCGCGGCGGTCCAGGCGTTCGCCGACCGCCTGACGGCGTCGTTCATCCCGAACCACGTGCTGGTCGTCGTCGCGGGCGGCGCTCCGCCCGCCGCGCTCGCGCGGGCCGTGCCGTTCGTCGCGGAGAAGCCGCCGCTCGGCGGAAAACCGACGGCGTACGTGTGCGAGCGTCACGTCTGCAAGCTGCCGGCGACCGACGTGGATGCATTCGCGCTGCAGCTCGGTGTGACGTCCGCCACCGCACCGTGAAGCTGCAGCATGTGCGGCGGCACTCCCTTCGGCACCGCGCGGGCGAGCGACTTGCTAGCCGAGTATGCGAGCACGCAGCGGCTGGTGGGCAATCGTCTGTGCGGTCGGGCTTTTACTGGTCGCGGGTGACGTAGGAGCGTCGGCCCCGGTCTTCCCGGGCGTCATTACCACGACGGTCCCGAGCGCGGACTCGGATCTCCCGATCCCGGACAACGGCTCGCTCGTGACGGTGCTGACGAGCGACGTCGCTGGCCAGGTCATCGACGTCGATCTCCACGTCGACATCACCCATACCTCCGCGGACAACCTCGACATCTTCCTCGTGTCGCCGTCCGGCATCACCGTGACGATGACCACCGACAACGGCGCCGCCAACGACGACGTGTTCGCCGACACCACCTTCGACGACCAGGCCATGGGGACGCCCAGCGCACCCAACGTGCGGAACTTCACGTTCACGAACCTCCTCGCGACCGGGCCGATCCAGCCCGAAGGGGCCATGGGCGCCTTCGTCGGCGAGCCCGCGGCGGGCCCGTGGGCGCTCGTCGTCATCGACGACACGAA is part of the Candidatus Eisenbacteria bacterium genome and harbors:
- a CDS encoding thioredoxin domain-containing protein, whose protein sequence is MSRVALVGLALLAIVASAWLAGVRPHRDTPPEEPPRTRHLTPDGSPVYTNRLATEQSPYLRQHAHNPVDWYPWGDEAFAKARAEHKPILLSVGYSTCHWCHVMEEESFEDEEIAGYMNAHYVAIKVDREERPDVDAVYMNAVQLMTHGGGGWPMTVWLTPDRRPFYGGTYFPPRAGARGMQVGFLELLQRLADEYAKDPSQVEIAASDVAGRLEMLAAAPGDAGAPDARTLAAAYDEIAPTFDAEHGGFGSRPKFPRPAQLQLLLRHYRRTGDATALAMVVRTLDAMAIGGIHDHVGGGFHRYATDEAWRVPHFEKMLYDNALIAVAYLESWQATGREDYADVARTTLAYLERDMQAPGGGFFAASDADSDGEEGKYFLWTAPEVAAVVGPERARLVTAYFDVHDRPTTLATPTPLGEVAGAQRTHIEEAYRELGEARRLLLGARSRRVAPHVDRKVVVGWNGLAVSAFARAGAALGDPHSTDVARRTAQTLLDTRRGGRLPRYLINGDARGDGYLDDHAFLVAGLLDLFEATSDPHWLIEAIALQQVLDDRFADPDGGYFLTAAGDEALLTREKPDYDGAEPTGNSVALSNLLRLHELTTDDRYRERAAALLKSFAMVLAHQPSDLPQMLVGLDFALGPVKEIVLVAPGDGAAVQAFADRLTASFIPNHVLVVVAGGAPPAALARAVPFVAEKPPLGGKPTAYVCERHVCKLPATDVDAFALQLGVTSATAP